From Pseudoalteromonas piratica:
ATTTGCCAATTTTTTAGCAACTGCATTAGCATATTTGCCATTACCAAAGTGAATATGACAATCAATATTTTGCTGTTCAAAGTTAACAATGTGATGCTGACTAATAAATTGTATTTGATAGTTAGGTAACAAAGCTTGCAGCTCGGCTAATTTATTCACTAATACACAAGAAACAACACTCGGGATAGCCGCTATAACCAGCTTTTGGGTGTTCGGCGCTTGCGCTTTTTCAACACCAGACTCTATTTCTGAAAAGGCTTTTTTTACTGAGCTATAAAGCAGTTTCGCTTCATTGGTAAGTGCTACCCCTTTTGATTTGCGAACAAATAATTTCACATCTAAATGCGTTTCTAACTGTTTCATTTGGTGACTTACCGCACTTGGCGTTATGTGAAGTAAATCGCTTGCTCGGCTAAAGTTAAGCTGTTCAGCGGCCACAACAAAGGTGTGTAAATTGGATAACAGGCTAGTGTTCATAATTATGATTCAAATTTTACTCACATCACTTGAAAATATTATCACTTTATTTAATCACAGATAACCAGCAAAATTCCTTTAAAGCTGTTTTAAATTAGGAAACCAGATGTCGCAACACAGTGCTCATATTGAATGGCAAAAGCGCCTAATGAAATGTTTATTGATGGACGTTACAACCGAGTTCATCAATGGCGTTTTGATGGCGGCTTTTCAATGCCTGCCTCACCCTCTCCAATGATAGTGCTCCCCCCTTTTTCTAACCCTGATTTTGTCGACCCTGAAGAAGCCTTTATTGCATCGCTTGCAAGTTGTCATATGTTATTTTTTTCTGCACTTTGCCGCTAATCAAGGTATTGTGATTGAAGGTTATACTGATAACCCAGTTGGCGAACTTGCTAAGAACGATGAAGGCAAACTATGTATTACGAGTGTCACGTTAAAACCTGAGGTGATATTGGCAGAGCAATCAATTGCGCATAAAAAAAGCTTGGTAGAGTTACACCACCAAGCTCATGAAGCCTGCTTTTTAGCGCGCTCCGTTAATTTTGAGATTAATATAACATTAAACGAATAAAGGCAGCCTTGGCTGCCTTTAAGCTTAAATCAGTTCTGCATTAGTATGACGAATCAAATTATTCACCCAGTTAACATATTGGCGGTGAATTTTTTTACCATTGTATTTTAAATTTACCGAGTCTTTATATTTAATATCATAGGTTTTAGCGTTGTAGTTAATATCAACCATTAATTGGTGGCTACGAATATTAAGCTGTCCAGCAATCTTACCTGATTCTAGCTTTTGACATTGCCAACCAAGCTGAACACAGGCTTTTAAAATCGCCTTGGCAACATCGTTTGTGTTAATGTTTGGTTCGTTGTTGGCTACTAAATTATTGTTAAAGTCTCTCATCGGCACTGTCGTTTTACAGGCTGTTAAGCTAGCTAGTAAAACACTTACCAACGCAAATTTTTTAATCATAAAGCTTCCTATCAATATGTCGCATGAGCAAACATGCGCTAAGTTAGCCTCATTATTTCATTGCGTTAGCTATTTATCCAGCCATGTAATTTACTTATTAGTTAATATTTGTAAGTAAACTTGTGATTAACTTAACCAATCGCCTTACCGCTCAAACCCAAAAATAACTTGGCATATTGAATAAAACCAGGTTTGGCATAATGTAACAACGGCTCATGTTCGACTTTTCGACCGTACAGGTAAATTTCATTCACATCTGTTGAAAGCGAAATATTTTGAAAGACATCTGCGCTATGCAACGAAAATAAATTGAGTATGAATGGTAATGCCTCTGTTTTTTCCCCTCAAATAACAGCTTTTAATAGGTTGATTTAAGTATTAGGATAAATTTAGCGTCTCACTTTAGTAAGGTTCACATTTAACATTGAAAGTACTGATCATATTACTGGCTTTAGCTACTTCTGGGTGTGCATATAAAACTGCGCCAAAACAAATTAGTGAGCCTAAACATACGCTCGAACATTCTGTGCAAGCGATTAAAACCAATAAGCTTCTAGAGATCTCACACCAACATATTTTTGATTTACCCCAAGCTGAGCGCTTCAAAGTACTTGAACATATGCAGCGTAAGCCAGAAAACAAGACAGCATACGATCATCTCTATAAATACTTAGAGAGCAAACTTGCTAACTTTAATTACTATGGCAATACATTAACGGCAGCTGAGTCTATTTATAAAAAAGGAGGAAATTGTTTATCGCTGGCAATATTAACCTCGGCTTATGCTCAGTTAGTCGACATTGAGTATGGGTTTGATCTTATCTCAAGTAGTCCCTTGTATTTGAGACAAGATGGCTTAGATCTAATTTCTAACCACGTAAGAACTAAGCTGTTCGCATCTCAGGCGGAAACAGAGCAACAGCTACTCTCATTAAGAGGAGGTATAATCGTCGATTACTTTCCAGCAAGAAGAACACATATCAAAAAAAACATCGATCATGACTATTTTATCAGCCTTTACTATCAAAACTTAGCATCTGAAGCGATTGCGAATAACCACTATGAAGCAGCGCTTGCAATAGCAAAACAAGGCGTGCCTTATTTCTCCCCAAAACTTAAATTTACTTAATACGTTGGCTGTTAGTTTATCTCGATTAAAACGCTATGATGAAGCTGAAAGTATCTATCAACAAGGGCTAAACGTCGCACCTGATAATCTCGATATTTTAATCAACTATCGGATTTTGGCAAAAACATCAAAGACAATGAAACAGTTAATCGCATCACAACTAGAATAAACAATTCCAATGATCCGACACCATTTGCCTGGCTTAATTTAGCTGACGAAGCATTTCACAATAAGGATTATCAACTGGCTATTAAATACTACAAACAAGCGGCCAAATTTGCACCTTATCTCAGGAATGCTTACCAAGGGTTAGGGCGTTCTTACTTAAAGTTAAATAATGCAGGTAAGGCAAAAAATGCTTTTGAAACAGCACTTAAATTAACCCATGATGACAACCTCGAAGAGATGTACCAAACAAAGATCACTAAGCTTCAGGTTTATTTAAATAAAATAACACACATTATTAGCTATTAATCAATCGAATGTCAGCAGCATAGTAGAGAGTTTAACGCATCTAAAAAGTTAATCGCTGAAGTTACAATCTAGCCAATAAAAAAGCCCACATTTAGTGGGCTTTTTAAAATATATTAAACGGACATTAAATTACTTAAAAACGTCTTTTACATCCATCACTTCGATGTTGGCTTTATCGATAGCTAGCTTGTAGCTTTCAATTACCTTATCTTCATCAGTAAGTGATTTTGGTTTTCAGCATTGTATTTAAGCGGAGAAACCGTTTCGTTTGCTAAGCGTGCTTTCATGTCTTTCGCATCACCGGTAATAAATACATAGTGAATGTTTTTATTTTGCAGGTTGTCACGAATAACACGGTTTACATCTTCAACGGTTAAGCTCGCAAGCTGCTTACGAACATACGCAACAAATTCATCAGTATTGTAGAACTTGCTATCAAGTGCATAACCTAACTGGCGATCTTGGCTTGCAACCATTTGCGGCACAAAGTTAGTTAAGAAGTTACGAGTTGATTCGAAATCTTCTTTGCTCATGCCGTTTTCAATTAGCTTATCAAGCTCGTATTGCGCAACACGTGTTGCAAAGTGCGCATCATTGTTAGAGCGTAGTGGACGCAACCAGATTTGGAAAATCTGCTCAGAACGACCTAAGTTAGCATCTGGTTTAGTTTGATACATACCACGTGGGAAGTACTCAATATACGCGTAATCACCATAGTTCATACCACGAATTTGGCGAATACGCTGATATAAGAAGCTGTTTGAGTTACGGTGCTCACCAAAGTAAGAACGCATTAACCAAAGTGCCGCCCAATCTTTATCGCTACGAATCGTATCAATCGGGAACCAAAGCTTACCGCTGTTGATTTAGCTGGTTTTTCAACGATAGTTGCATGACGACCTTCCAACTTAGGCGCATCAGCAATCGTTAAGCGCTTTTCACTGCCTTCAGGAAGTGTGCTTAAGTCTTTAAGCAGCTTCGCTTTTGCTGCATCTGACATGGCACCTGAAATACCGACATTTAATTTAGCTTGGGTAAATTCAGCTTTATAAAATGCTTTTAAGTCTTCAAGTGTGAGTGCTTCTAAATCAGAAATATCACCATAGTTGTAGCTTTCATATGCATGGCCTTGGTAAAGCTTGCTGTATAACACTTCTTTGCCAAGCTCTTCATCGTTAGATGCTTTAAGGCCTGCTTTGATGCCATCTAGCTGCTCTTTCTTTAAACGCTTAAAGTCGTCTTCACGCCAACCTGGATTAAGTAGTTGGTCACTAACAATTTTGTACCACTCATCTACCTTGTCTTTATAACACGGCCACGGAATGACACCATTTCT
This genomic window contains:
- a CDS encoding LysR family transcriptional regulator — translated: MNTSLLSNLHTFVVAAEQLNFSRASDLLHITPSAVSHQMKQLETHLDVKLFVRKSKGVALTNEAKLLYSSVKKAFSEIESGVEKAQAPNTQKLVIAAIPSVVSCVLVNKLAELQALLPNYQIQFISQHHIVNFEQQNIDCHIHFGNGKYANAVAKKLANEVVYPVCAPECD
- a CDS encoding OsmC family protein, producing MIEGYTDNPVGELAKNDEGKLCITSVTLKPEVILAEQSIAHKKSLVELHHQAHEACFLARSVNFEINITLNE
- a CDS encoding tetratricopeptide repeat protein, with translation MNNSNDPTPFAWLNLADEAFHNKDYQLAIKYYKQAAKFAPYLRNAYQGLGRSYLKLNNAGKAKNAFETALKLTHDDNLEEMYQTKITKLQVYLNKITHIISY
- a CDS encoding peptidase M16 family protein yields the protein MRSYFGEHRNSNSFLYQRIRQIRGMNYGDYAYIEYFPRGMYQTKPDANLGRSEQIFQIWLRPLRSNNDAHFATRVAQYELDKLIENGMSKEDFESTRNFLTNFVPQMVASQDRQLGYALDSKFYNTDEFVAYVRKQLASLTVEDVNRVIRDNLQNKNIHYVFITGDAKDMKARLANETVSPLKYNAENQNHLLMKIR
- a CDS encoding peptidase M16 family protein; protein product: MLYSKLYQGHAYESYNYGDISDLEALTLEDLKAFYKAEFTQAKLNVGISGAMSDAAKAKLLKDLSTLPEGSEKRLTIADAPKLEGRHATIVEKPAKSTAVSFGSRLIRFVAIKIGRHFG